The DNA region TACAAGGGCTCGCACGTGGAAGGCTTCCACTCGGCGGTCCGCGCGGTCTGCGAGCAGATTCCCGACCCGGCAATGGACAAGCACGACGGCGTGAACCTGCTGCCCGGCTTTGTCTCGCCCGAAGACCTGCGCCACCTGCGCGACGTGTTCGACGACTTCGGCCTGGCCGTGACCATGGTGCCCGACTACTCCGACACCCTGGATGGCCCGGCCCTGGAAGACTACGAGAAGATTCCCTCCGGCGGCACGCCTGTGGAGGACATCCGCGCCATGTCCGGCGCGCGCGCAACCTTCGAGCTCGGCGCTGTCCTGGCCGGCGCGGAGAAGACCGGCGGCACGGCCTTGCAGGAGAGCCACGGCGTGGACCTGCACCGCCTGCCTATGCCCATCGGCCTGCGCAACACGGACGCCTTCTTCGCCGCCCTGGAAGAGGTCAGCGGCCAGGAGACCCCGGCCCGCCACGCCAAGGAGCGCGGCCGGCTGGTGGACGCCATGGTGGACGGCCACAAGTACATCTCGGGCAAACGCGCCGTTGTCTACGGCGACGAAGACCTCGTGGCCGGCCTGGTGGCCATGCTCGCCGAGATCGGTATCCAGCCCGTGCTGGTGGCCTCCGGCGGCAACTCCGGTCGCCTGCCCGCGGCCATCGAGGAAGCCGGCAGCGACATCCTGCGCCAGCCGCCCAAGGTCATGCCCGGCGTGGACTTCTACGAGATCAAGAACGAGGCCGAAAAGCTCGCCCCGGACCTCGTCATCGGCAACTCCAAGGGCTACCGCATGGCGCGCGAGTGGAACGTGCCCCTCGTGCGGGTGGGCTTCCCCATCCACGACCGCTTTGGCGCGCAGCGCACCATGCATGTCGGCTACAAGGGCACTCAGACTCTCTTCGACCGGATCGTGAACGCGGTTCTGGAGAAGAAGCAGGCCGATTCGCCTCTTGGTTGGGGATACTTATAACAGGCTGTTGCAACACAACAATCTGTTTGAATACGACGTCTTACCAGTCTGCGAGTCCGCGCTTACGCGGCGCAAAGGATGGGACAGCCATGACAACGATCAATCCGAAATCAGAACGCCACCCCTGTTTCAACAAGGACGCCAAGGGCAGCTACGGCCGCGTGCACCTGCCGGTCGCGCCGCGCTGCAATATCCAGTGCAACTTCTGCAACCGCCGCTACGACTGCGTGAACGAGAGCCGCCCCGGCGTGACCTCCGCTGTCCTGGCCCCGGCCCAGGCCGCACGCTACATGGACCGCGTGCTCGAAAAGGAGCCGCGCATCTCCGTGGTGGGCATTGCCGGCCCCGGCGACCCCATGGCCAACCAGGAGGAAACCCTGGAGACCATCCGCCGCCTGCACGAGAAGCACCCGGACCTCTTGTTCTGCCTCTCCTCCAACGGTCTGGCCCTGGAAGAGAAGCTGGACGAGCTGGCCGCCTCCGGCGTCAGCCACATCACCGTCACGGTCAACGCCGTGGACCCGGCCATCGGCGAGAAGATCTACGGCTGGGTGCGCGACGGCAAGGTGGTCTACCGCGGCCGCGAAGGCGCGGAACTGCTGCTTTCCCGCCAGCTCGCAGCCATCAGGAAGGCCAAGTCCCTGGGCATGATCGTCAAGATCAACACCATCCTCATCCCCGGCGTGAACGACGCGCACGTGGAGGACATCGCCATCACCATGAAGGAGCTCGGCGTGGACATCCTCAACGTGCTGCCCATCAAGCCCGTGGCAGGCACGCCCTTCGGCGATCTGGAAGAGCCTAGCGGTGAGCTGCTGCGTACGGTGCGCGCCGCCGTGGAAAAGCACCTGCCCCTGATGCGCCACTGCCGGCGCTGCCGCGCGGATGCCGTGGGCCTGTTGGACAACGACCGTTCCGGCGAGTTTTCGAGCTGCCTCAAGGAGTGTTCGAGCATGGAGATTCCCCGCTATGAAGCACGGACCCGCGTGGCCGTGGCCAGCCACGAGGGCCTGCTCGTGAACCAGCACCTGGGCGAAGCGCCCGCGTTGCAGATCTGGACCGAGAAGGACGGCGGCTTCGAGATGATCGAGGAACGCGCCACCCCGGACATCGGCGGCGGCCCCAAGCGCTGGGAAGCGCTGGCCGCCCAGCTCAAGGACTGCCGCGCGCTGCTCTGCGCAGCCCTGGGCCGCACCCCGCGCGAGGTGCTGGAGAAGTCCGGCGTCACCGTGGTGGAGATGTCCGGCTTCATCGAGCAGGGCCTGGAAGCCATCTATAAGGGCGGCGACCTGAGCAAGCTGATGAACAAGAAACCCAGCGCCTGCGGCCACGCCTGCGGCGGCTCGGGCGAAGGCTGCTGATGACGCTGTAGATAGTTAGTTAGTTTATAATGAGAAGAATGAGGCCGCTCCTCCTGGATGGGGGAGCGGCCTCAGCTCATAGTTGTCTTACTTTATCAGGGAAATGAGAGAACATTACTTGTTCTGTAGAGCAGTATGAGGATCGAGTGTAAGCGTGAGCGTTCTTTTCTTACGTTTTTTACCGTCCGTGAATTGTATGGGGTAGTATTCAAACACAAGATCATTAGACAATTTAACGCGTTCATCTTTTTGGGCGGAATAATAATCTGCTAGAAAATTATCCATAACGTTATTGATATAACGCAAAGCGGCATCGTCAAGGTTACCTTGAGAAGAGAATACTCCCTCCATTTCCCATACTAATCCATCTATCATTATGTACACCTCTTGGTTGTTGTCGCTTTTAATACTGTGAGATGGAAATGGATACATGAGATTCGTAATTCGTGCGATTGTGATTGCAGAAGCGATACACGTCTCTTCTTTGCTGCCAAACAAGAGAACTCCAAGGTCAAGACCTTTCGGGGAGGGGAAGTAGTTAAATTTGTCTTCATGCACCTTTATCCCAGCCTCTTCCAGACGAAAACGGATTCTGTCCCGTAACTCTTTTTCATTTGTAAGGCAGTTGTTGTTGACAGTGTTATATACACTTAGATTAATTTCTTTAACCAGTCCGATGACTTGTTCTCGGGAAAGGTACAAGTTGTTCTCATTACACCAGGCGATATTTGTTGAGAACAAAATGCAGATTAAAATAGCAAAAAGTATAGGTTTCACAGCTATTGCCTCCTGCGTATTATGTCTGCGCTAGTTGTTATATAATTTGCAAGAAGGAATCACCATAGAAAATCTTTATGAAGTTGGTCTCATGGCGAAGCGAGGATCGTCCCCCCCTCCCTTGCCTCCTCCTCCCCCTCTCCGCTACAAGAAGCCATCCTGAGCGCGGACTCGCAGCCCTCCCGCGAGCGTTGCGCCGACCCTGATTGTACCCCCAGCAACCGCACCGCCATGTCCATCGCCTCCTACCTCAACATGCAATCCGCCGTGGGGCATTTATTGTCCCTGCTCGGCAAGACGCAGCACCCCGTGCCGTTCGCGCTGCAAAGCTCGGTGAACTTCATCTACGAGGACGAGGGCGGCCGCACCGGCATCGACATCCGCTCCAAGGTGCCCTCGGCCATGCTCAACATCATGGCCGACAAGATCCGCCGCCACGGCGAGCACTTCGACACCTTCATCATGGTCACGCCGTACGTGCCCAACCCGGAGGAGGTCGGGCTGCTGCACACCAACTATCAGGACATCGCGGACACGCTCAAATGGCTCACCGTGGACGACTACGCCCGGGAGATGGGCCTGGCCGAGCAGTACGACATCGCCTCGCCCGAGTTCCAGAAAACCCTCAAGGCCGCCTCCGTGGCCATGGCGCTCGCCCGGCCGCGCGACACCGTGCCCGGCACCCCCTCACAGGGACAGCCCGCCGCATCCGCCTCCGGTCCATCCACTCCGGTCACGCCCGAGCAGGTCACGAGCATCCTGGAGTCCGTGCGCCAGGGCCGCACCAAAATCCCCATGGAGTACGTGCACCTGGCGCGCAAGATGCCGCCGTCCATCATCCGGGCGCTCATGGACTCGCAGCAGGACTCCGAGGCGTTCTTCCGCATCGGCTCCGCGGCCCAGGATGCCATCATCGTCATCACGGACATCAAGAACTTCTCCGCCCTGGTGCGCACGGCCGCGCCGCAGGACCTCAACGAGGCGCTCTCGCGCTACTACCGCGAGGCCAAGCGCCTCATCGACCAGCACGGCGGCATCCTCGACAAGTTCATGGGCGACTCGGTGCTCGCCGTGTTCAACTATCCCCTGCGCGACGACAGCGCTTACCACCGGGCCCTGGCCTTTGCCGCCAACATCATCCTGCTCGGCAAGCAGGTGCTCGGCGATCTGCAGCAGTCCATGGACGAGACCATCGCCATGGGCACGCGCGTGGGCATTGCCAGCGGCGAGATCTGGGTCCTCAACATCGGTCTCGACGATATCGACCTCACGTTTGTGGGCGACAAGATCAACCTCGCCGCGCGGCTCGAAAAAAACTGCGCCACCAACGGTATCCTGCTTTCCAACATCACCCGACGGAAGCTCGACGCCGCCAGCCCGGACCTCGCCCCACAGCTCGACCCCACCCGCCGCGTGCTGCAAAAAACCGCGATGAAAGGTCAGGAAAGCGACATTCTGAGCTGGCAGATTGATGAAAGCGCCTTGGGCGCGCTGGTGGAAGGACAGTAGGAACATGGTCCCGAGGGGCGCGCCCCCTCAGGCACCCCGCCAGGGAGCATGGCTCCCTGGACCCTAATATGGGCCCGGGAGAACCGTGTTCGCCTGGACGTCGGGGCCTAAACCTAGATGAAAGTCTTTGGAAGGGGTGCGGGGGAGAACCTTTCTTCCAGAAAGGTTTCCCTTGCCAAGCGCGGTCCGTAAATCTACGCCACTTTCTTGACGCCTTCTTCGAGCAGGGCGAGGGCCATGTGCTCTTCGCGGGAGAGGCGGGCTTTGACGGCCACGCGCACCTGGTGGGTGGAGCCGCCGAAGTTGCGTTTGCGGCGGTCGTACACGGCTTCGATGAGTCGTTTTTCGAACCCGTCGGCATTGGGCGAGCCGGCGCTGTGCACGGCGCGGGAGAAGATGCGGGCGGCGCCGTTGGCGCCGTGCTGCACGGCCGTGGAGTGGAGCACCTCCTGCACGGCGTGGGAGAGATCGGCCACGTCCAGGTGGGTGGAGGTCTTGATGGCTTCCAGGGCGGGCCGGTAGCTGGTTTTCATGATGAAATTTTCCTGCAGCGCCTCGAAGCGTTCCGGGCTTTCGGCGGCGATGGCGCGCCACTCGGTGGGCATTGTGCCGCGGCGGCCGCGGGTGTTGGCCGGGCCGGCGTTTTTCAGGCGGTCGGCCCAGGCCGGCTCCTCGGTCTTGAGGTAGTCGATGAAGCGGGACATGGTGCCGGCGCGGGAGGAGAGCTGGTACTTGCCGTAGGAGGTACCGCCCATGCGGTCGTAGCCGATGGCGGCGATGCCTTCCTTGCCGGACTCGAAACGGGCGGTGAGTGTACCCAGGGTGATGTCCCGGCCGCGGGCGGCCACATCGGCGTAACCAATGTCGCGTAGCTTGCGGCGGACCACCTCGGACTTGTCGGCCACGAGATCGTCGAAATCGGTGGAGGAGACGTAGGTGGTGCGGATGGGCATGCGCACGGACTGGCCCAGGTTCTCCACCGGCGAGGGCTTGAGCTCCGCGGCCTCGGCCTCGGCCGGACCGAAGAAGCTGTCCGAGGAGTCGGCGCTTTCGGTGGCCGCGGCGTTCTGGATGCGGTTGGATCTGTCAATGGGCCGGCGCACCTCGTAGGGCGTGTCCGCGCTGGCGGACTCGATAAGCGGGGCCTGCTCGGGCCGTTCGGCGCGGGCGTCGCCCGGCATGGGCATGGGGTCCGGCTTGGCCAGCCGGTCCGCCTCGTTGGACGTGAAATGGCTGGATCGGGTGGCCATGAGGGGCAGCTGGGCGGAATCTTGGCTGGCAAGCGTCACCTGGGCCAGGGGCTCAGGAGCGGGCGCGGGAATTGTGGCGCCGGGCCGCTTGGCCGTGATGGGCATGCGCACCTCGGTGCCGAGGAGTTGCGCCGGGCCGTTCTGTTTGGGGTCGATGCTTTTAATGAGAGAGAGGGCCTTGAGGTTCATGAGGCCCATGGCGCCGGTGAGCGCCTGTTGGTCCGGGCCGGCGTCTTCGCTGTCCATGGCTCCGGAGGCGTCCTGCATAAGGACGTCGGCCATGGCGTCGCTGTCCGGCTGGATGAGCAAATCTTTGACGAGCGCCCGGAACTCGTGCTGGTCGGGCGAGGTGTCCTCGGCACGGCTCACCTGCTGGCGTGCCATATTGTTCAGACGCTCGTGGTCGATAAGAAAGTCGAGGGGCGTCAAGGCCATGAAAGCGCTCCCTGGGTCATTTCATGCGGCAGATGCATCGAATACTTCTTGCATGCTATGGTTCGTCTCAGGTACGGCCTGCACAAGACGGCCGTTTTTCTACGACGAACAGACAAGCAAACCGTGTGCCACGCGCAGGAACGTGGCCGCCAAACCATAGATATCGTCACGCTTTTTTCTGCGGACCTTGCCTAGAGGCGTGGGGCTGATTAGAGTCGCAAGTTATGGGAAAAAACCTGATTATCGTTGAGTCACCGGCAAAGGTCCGGACCATCAAGAAATTTCTGGGTTCCGACTACGAAGTGGAAGCGAGCGTGGGCCACGTGCGTGACCTGCCGCCCAACAAGCTCGGCGTGGACGAAGAGCACGACTTCACGCCCGAGTACCAGGTCATCCAGGGCAAGCAGAACGTGGTGAGCAAGCTGAAGAAAGCCGCGGCGCGCTCCGAGCGCGTGTACCTGGCGCCTGATCCGGACCGCGAAGGCGAGGCCATTGCCTGGCACGTGGCCGAGCTGATCAAGGGCACGAACCAGAACATCGAGCGCATCCAGTTCAACGAGATTACGCCGCGGGCCGTGCGCGAGGCACTGGAGCACCCGCGTACGCTGGACGGGCACCTCTACGAATCGCAGCAGGCGCGCCGCATCCTGGACCGTCTGGTGGGCTACAAGCTCTCGCCGCTCTTGTGGAAAAAGGTCAAGCGGGGCATCTCCGCCGGCCGGGTGCAGTCCGTTGCGCTCAAGATCGTGGTGGAACGCGAAAAGGAGCGCCGCGCCTTTGTGCCGGAGGAGTACTGGCTGTTCAAGGCCAAGCTCGCCCTGGAAAGTCAAAAAGCCGACGAGGCCGCCGCGTTTGAGGCCGAGCTCTCCAAGGTCAAGGGCAAGAAGCCCAAGATCGGATCGGCTGACGAGGCCGAGGCCCTGGAGAAGGACAGCAAGGCCAACCCCTTCAGCGTTGCCGACGTGCAGGAGAAGGAACGCTCGCGCACGCCTCCGCCGCCGTTCATCACCTCCACCCTGCAGCAGCACGCCAACCAGCGCCTGGGCTACTCGGCCAAAAAGACCATGTCCACGGCGCAGCGGCTGTACGAAGGTGTGGACCTCGGCGACCGCGGCGTGATGGCGCTCATCACCTACATGCGTACCGACTCGGTGCGCATTGCCAAGGACGCGCAGGATGCGGCGCGCGAGTTCATTCTCGACAGCTTCGGTAAGGAGTACTACCCGCCTAAGGCGCGGCACTTCAAGACCAAGTCCGGCGCGCAGGACGCGCACGAGGCGATCCGCCCTGTTGACGTGGCCATCACCCCGGACAGCGTGAAGGCCGATCTCCCCCGCGACCAGCTGGCCCTGTACCGCGTCATCTGGGAGCGGTTCGTGGCCTCGCAGATGGCCGCGGCCAAGTTCTGGGACACCACCGTGACCGTGGCCAACGGCGATCTGGAGTGGCGGGCCAAGGGCGAGCGGCTGCTCTTCCCGGGCTTCCTGGCCGTGACCAAGGCCGGCGCCTCCAAGAGCCAGGACCTGCCCAAGCTGGAAACCAAGGACATCCTCGCGCTGCTGAACATGAACAAAGAGCAGAAGTTCACGCAGCCGCCGCCGCGCTACACCGAGGCGTCGCTGGTGCGCGAGCTGGAGGAGAAGGGTATCGGCCGGCCGTCCACGTACGCGGCGATCATCTCCACGCTGCTGGACCGCGACTACGCCCGGCTGGAGGACAAGCACTTCGCGCCTACGGACCTGGGCGGCATTGTCAGCGACCTGCTGGACCAGCACTTCCAGGAGCTCATGGACGTGGACTTCACGGCCAACATGGAAGCCTCGCTGGACAAGGTGGCCGAAGGCGGCGCCAACTGGGTGGAGCTGCTGAAGACCTTCACCGGCGGTTTCTACGACACCCTGGCCGAGGCCGCGGAGAACATGGCCTCGGTCAAGCAGGGCCTGCCCACGGACATCGTCTGTGAGGAGTGCGGCAAGCCCATGGTCATCAAGTTCGGCAAGGCCGGGCAGTTCCTGGCCTGCACGGGCTACCCCGAGTGCCGCAACACCAAGAACTTCTACCGCGACGAGAATGGCACCATTCAGGTGGCGCCCGAGGACCTGGAAAAGCCGCAGAAGGTGGGCGAGTGCCCCAAGTGCGGCTCCGACCTCGTGATCAAGAAGGCCCGCACCGGCAGCCGGTTCATCGCCTGCACGGGCTACCCCAAGTGCGACTACGCCCAGCCGTTCTCCACGGGCGTGGCCTGCCCCAAGGAGGGCTGCCCCGGCGAGCTGGTGGAGAAGAGCTCCCGCCGCGGCAAGGTGTTCTATGCCTGCAACCAGTACCCCAAGTGCGACTACGCGGTGTGGGACTGGCCGGTGCCCGAGCCGTGCCCGCAGTGCGGCTCCAAGATTCTGGTGCGCAAGACCACCAAGGCCCGTGGCGAGCACCTGGCCTGCCCGGACAAGAAGTGCCGCTACACGCGCGAGCTGGAGGAAGAAAGCGAGACGACCGTATGAGGCAATAAATTGCTTTAATCTGCACGGAACCAAATGTGCAACGGAAGCTTAAATAAAGGACGGTGTTTTTGAAGACACTATTTGTCAGTCAAACAAGAACTGAATGAGGCGTAATAAGAATCCACTTAAGCCAACCGTTAAAACAAAAAAAAGGAGTTTGCTGCAAGCTGATGTAATTTTTCTTTCCTTAATATGGTTGTCAACACAAATTGGTTTTGAAAACAAGACCCACCAAACACGTAACTTGTCCCAAATATCAGGTTCGCCATCCATTGAATAGGATTCCGCAAAAGAGGAAAAAATTTTCCAATGTTTTCTTAAAGTGTTGTCACCTGTTAGGGTATAGGGCTCTATGCCATTTGCTAAAATAACGAAATCAAAACTTGGAGAAAGTGTTTGAGTTCTTGAGGGGATAAGAATGCATAATACCAAGCCGTTAGGTATCTGCTGATATCTGAGAGTCGTGCCGGATTCAGCAAGGGTTTCTTCCTGTACATCGAAGATGCTCGTGCTCTTTCCATAGTTTCTAAACCTGCCCAAGGAGCGTCTTCCATAAAAAATATCGACGGTTGTGGGATCATTTCTACCCCAACGGCCTTTGGGAATAATGTAAAATGAAAAGAATTGGGATCGGCGCTCATGCCGTAGGTCAGATTTTGCCAATCTAAGGAAAACATTTTCGGACTGACTTCTAAATATGGTGAAGGAGTTATGTCTTGACCGGCGTCGAGTGGTATCCATTGCGGCATCCTTGGTATTATAAAATCTACAAAAAAATTAAAGATATCTAGTGCTGTCGTATTAGTAAACAAGCGTGCCAGATAGCGCAATGCCTATGCGATACCAGAACTGCATGGGCCTGCTGTTCAGTCCCAAGCGACGGGTTGCCGGACTCTTTTTGAGGATCGCCCCCGACCATGGACCGCATCGCATGTGACGGTTCGTGGACAGAGCCGGTTCGAAATTTTTCGCATAGGGCCTCCGCGAGCCTGCAAATGACATCATTCCATGAGGTTTTGGCCAAAACCGCCTCTGGCGCTCCGCTGGGAAACCTGTTACGGGGGTATTCCCTTTCAATAATGTTGCGTGTTGCGTCCGGAGGCTCCTCCTGGAGCCGGTTTCTGGCTTCTGTCGCGGACGCTTTCAGCGAAGGCAAGGCAGTTCACTCATGAGAACGATCGAGATATACGACACCACCCTGCGCGATGGCGTTCAGGATGTGGAGATACATCTTTCCCTGACGGACAAGCTGCGTGTGGCCAAGAGTCTGGACGACCTCGGGGTACAGTACATCGAGGGCGGCTGGCCGGGCTCCAACCCCACGGACAAGCAGTTCTTCAAGGAGA from Oceanidesulfovibrio marinus includes:
- the nifB gene encoding nitrogenase cofactor biosynthesis protein NifB translates to MTTINPKSERHPCFNKDAKGSYGRVHLPVAPRCNIQCNFCNRRYDCVNESRPGVTSAVLAPAQAARYMDRVLEKEPRISVVGIAGPGDPMANQEETLETIRRLHEKHPDLLFCLSSNGLALEEKLDELAASGVSHITVTVNAVDPAIGEKIYGWVRDGKVVYRGREGAELLLSRQLAAIRKAKSLGMIVKINTILIPGVNDAHVEDIAITMKELGVDILNVLPIKPVAGTPFGDLEEPSGELLRTVRAAVEKHLPLMRHCRRCRADAVGLLDNDRSGEFSSCLKECSSMEIPRYEARTRVAVASHEGLLVNQHLGEAPALQIWTEKDGGFEMIEERATPDIGGGPKRWEALAAQLKDCRALLCAALGRTPREVLEKSGVTVVEMSGFIEQGLEAIYKGGDLSKLMNKKPSACGHACGGSGEGC
- the topA gene encoding type I DNA topoisomerase, with protein sequence MGKNLIIVESPAKVRTIKKFLGSDYEVEASVGHVRDLPPNKLGVDEEHDFTPEYQVIQGKQNVVSKLKKAAARSERVYLAPDPDREGEAIAWHVAELIKGTNQNIERIQFNEITPRAVREALEHPRTLDGHLYESQQARRILDRLVGYKLSPLLWKKVKRGISAGRVQSVALKIVVEREKERRAFVPEEYWLFKAKLALESQKADEAAAFEAELSKVKGKKPKIGSADEAEALEKDSKANPFSVADVQEKERSRTPPPPFITSTLQQHANQRLGYSAKKTMSTAQRLYEGVDLGDRGVMALITYMRTDSVRIAKDAQDAAREFILDSFGKEYYPPKARHFKTKSGAQDAHEAIRPVDVAITPDSVKADLPRDQLALYRVIWERFVASQMAAAKFWDTTVTVANGDLEWRAKGERLLFPGFLAVTKAGASKSQDLPKLETKDILALLNMNKEQKFTQPPPRYTEASLVRELEEKGIGRPSTYAAIISTLLDRDYARLEDKHFAPTDLGGIVSDLLDQHFQELMDVDFTANMEASLDKVAEGGANWVELLKTFTGGFYDTLAEAAENMASVKQGLPTDIVCEECGKPMVIKFGKAGQFLACTGYPECRNTKNFYRDENGTIQVAPEDLEKPQKVGECPKCGSDLVIKKARTGSRFIACTGYPKCDYAQPFSTGVACPKEGCPGELVEKSSRRGKVFYACNQYPKCDYAVWDWPVPEPCPQCGSKILVRKTTKARGEHLACPDKKCRYTRELEEESETTV
- a CDS encoding adenylate/guanylate cyclase domain-containing protein codes for the protein MSIASYLNMQSAVGHLLSLLGKTQHPVPFALQSSVNFIYEDEGGRTGIDIRSKVPSAMLNIMADKIRRHGEHFDTFIMVTPYVPNPEEVGLLHTNYQDIADTLKWLTVDDYAREMGLAEQYDIASPEFQKTLKAASVAMALARPRDTVPGTPSQGQPAASASGPSTPVTPEQVTSILESVRQGRTKIPMEYVHLARKMPPSIIRALMDSQQDSEAFFRIGSAAQDAIIVITDIKNFSALVRTAAPQDLNEALSRYYREAKRLIDQHGGILDKFMGDSVLAVFNYPLRDDSAYHRALAFAANIILLGKQVLGDLQQSMDETIAMGTRVGIASGEIWVLNIGLDDIDLTFVGDKINLAARLEKNCATNGILLSNITRRKLDAASPDLAPQLDPTRRVLQKTAMKGQESDILSWQIDESALGALVEGQ
- a CDS encoding nitrogenase component 1, encoding MTVETITRIKPEKVDYVSTTNACKACAPLGASVVFRGIEGGVPFLHGSQGCATYMRRYLISHYREPIDIASSALGEKHAIYGGGPNLKLGLINVMKKYGAQVIGVATTCLTETIGDDVPMILHEFKKEFADLDLPTLVWVSTPSYKGSHVEGFHSAVRAVCEQIPDPAMDKHDGVNLLPGFVSPEDLRHLRDVFDDFGLAVTMVPDYSDTLDGPALEDYEKIPSGGTPVEDIRAMSGARATFELGAVLAGAEKTGGTALQESHGVDLHRLPMPIGLRNTDAFFAALEEVSGQETPARHAKERGRLVDAMVDGHKYISGKRAVVYGDEDLVAGLVAMLAEIGIQPVLVASGGNSGRLPAAIEEAGSDILRQPPKVMPGVDFYEIKNEAEKLAPDLVIGNSKGYRMAREWNVPLVRVGFPIHDRFGAQRTMHVGYKGTQTLFDRIVNAVLEKKQADSPLGWGYL
- a CDS encoding chitosanase, whose product is MALTPLDFLIDHERLNNMARQQVSRAEDTSPDQHEFRALVKDLLIQPDSDAMADVLMQDASGAMDSEDAGPDQQALTGAMGLMNLKALSLIKSIDPKQNGPAQLLGTEVRMPITAKRPGATIPAPAPEPLAQVTLASQDSAQLPLMATRSSHFTSNEADRLAKPDPMPMPGDARAERPEQAPLIESASADTPYEVRRPIDRSNRIQNAAATESADSSDSFFGPAEAEAAELKPSPVENLGQSVRMPIRTTYVSSTDFDDLVADKSEVVRRKLRDIGYADVAARGRDITLGTLTARFESGKEGIAAIGYDRMGGTSYGKYQLSSRAGTMSRFIDYLKTEEPAWADRLKNAGPANTRGRRGTMPTEWRAIAAESPERFEALQENFIMKTSYRPALEAIKTSTHLDVADLSHAVQEVLHSTAVQHGANGAARIFSRAVHSAGSPNADGFEKRLIEAVYDRRKRNFGGSTHQVRVAVKARLSREEHMALALLEEGVKKVA